The window CAATCTCCGCATATCCAGCATCCCCTCGACGTCCAAGCCGTTCAGCGGCTCGTCCAGAATCAACACCTTCGGGTTGGACAAGATCGCGGCCGCGACTCCGAGCCGCTGCTTCATCCCGAGCGAGAATTTCCGAGATTTTTCGTTCTTATATTTCAGCATGCCGGTGATTTCCAGGCACTCGTCGATTCTTCGTTGATCTACATGAGAATAAAATCGGGCGAATACCTTCAAGTTTTCGTTCGCCGTTAAGTAAGGGTACGATTCCGCGGTTTCGATAATACAGCCCACGTGCTTCATCGCTTGGACATAGTCCGTCTGCACGCTCGTTCCGAAAATTTTCGCTTCGCCGCTGTCCGGCTTCATTAACCCCGTCATCATCTTCATGGCGGTCGTCTTCCCGGAACCGTTCGGTCCCAGAAACCCGAATATGTCCCCTTCGTCGATCGATAGGTGTAAATCGCGCATGCCCCGGCCGTTCGGATACATCTTCGTCAGACCGATCATTTCGATCGCTTTCGCTTTCCTCATCGTTGGCCACATCTCCCGAAACGTTGACATGGCTGTCCCTGCGACGCGCAGCGCCGCTGGGACAGCCTCTATTTTCTACTCTTCGAACACCCGGTTGAACTCTCCGTTGAAATGCGGTTTATCGTTGGAACGGTACGAGCTGTCGTCTATGATTTCGATCTGCAAGTTGAGATAAAGCTTGCCCGCGCCTCCCGGAGACAACTGGCCGTACTCTTGCTCGCCTTGCGCGTTGGCGTACGTGAAGAACGACATCGGCTTGGAACCGTCCGGCTCGTATTCGAACGTGAAGTCGTACGGTTCGCCGTACTCCGACTCGAATCCGGGCTTGACCGTTTCGGAATACTTGCCCGATACTTTATCTCCGTCCACGCCCGTGATCTCGAGCGTTCTTTCGCCGATCTTCAGGAACTTGCCGTCCTTCTCCATGACGATGTCGTTCCGGTAGGTTCCTACATACATTTCCGTAATGCCCGATTTGCCGACCTTCTCGAACGCCGCATTCCGAAGATCCGGCGCCTCGACCGATGTCGTCCCTACGTCCGTCAAGGATACGATCACGCTCATCGTCATATCGTGAACGGCGCCGGAGGCGTCTTTCCCGGACAAGATCACTTCGCCCGTCGCCTGCTCCAACAAGCCCGTCTCGCTCTCTACCGCCGTTCCGGTTACCTTCTTCACGAAGACGTCGCTGGTCAACTCGGGCAGACGCTGATTTTCGCCCCTATACCCTTGCTCGTTCACCAGCTGCATGACCCCGAAAGAAGCCACGGCATTGACGACGGCAGGCACCTGCGCCTCGGTTAAGCTGCCCGAATACGTTACGGCTCCGTTCGTCGACTCTTCGACCTGCACCTGATCCTTCAAATTGCCGACCAAGGCGTCCACGATGCGT of the Paenibacillus antri genome contains:
- a CDS encoding ABC transporter ATP-binding protein, which encodes MRKAKAIEMIGLTKMYPNGRGMRDLHLSIDEGDIFGFLGPNGSGKTTAMKMMTGLMKPDSGEAKIFGTSVQTDYVQAMKHVGCIIETAESYPYLTANENLKVFARFYSHVDQRRIDECLEITGMLKYKNEKSRKFSLGMKQRLGVAAAILSNPKVLILDEPLNGLDVEGMLDMRRLIKRLSEEEGTTFFISSHLIHDVELTCTRIGVVYGGKLVNEDYTKNILSDYASLEHYFVSEVERHGRV